In the Brassica napus cultivar Da-Ae chromosome A7, Da-Ae, whole genome shotgun sequence genome, one interval contains:
- the LOC106358446 gene encoding LOW QUALITY PROTEIN: serrate RNA effector molecule (The sequence of the model RefSeq protein was modified relative to this genomic sequence to represent the inferred CDS: inserted 1 base in 1 codon; substituted 1 base at 1 genomic stop codon), whose protein sequence is MADETLPPADPVDITLPEKTTSLSPPPPPPQHEQELQEQQQEEKQPRERDSRERRDEIDLERPPNRRDRSPPPPPRRDYKRRPSGSPPPPYRGDRRHSPPMRRSPPPPKRYRRDDNGYDGRRGGGYGPPDRRFGYDYDREMGGRPGGYGDDRPHGRFMGRHQDWEGGRGRYGDASYSGNTQRDGLMSYKQFIQELEDDILPSEAERRYQEYKSEYITTQKRVYFNTHKEEEWLKDKYHPTNLLTVIEKRNELAQKVAKDFILSLQSGNLDLGPAATALNKAGRSSEPNSEDEADGDGKRRPVKRESAGTDVLAAPKAPSFTSDPKRILTDIEQTQALVRKLDAEKGIKENVLSGSETEKSGRDNVHSGSTGPVIIIRGLTSLXELLDTLVTYLWRVHGVDYYGKLETNEAKGMRHVRAEGKGSDAKGDESENKFDSHWQERLKGPDPLEVMAAKEKLEAAAIEALDPHVRKIRDEKYGWKYGCGAKGCTKLFHAAEFVHKHLKLKHAELVVDQTAKVREELYFXNYMNDPNAPGGQPATQQPGPRDRPMMRRKPGMENRLRDDRGGRRERAYGNDRNDRSEDQRRGDGNGPVDPNPEEGGGFEAFGGQGGFQVPPYSADMNAPPMLMPVPGAGPLGPFVPAPPEVAMQMFRDPSGPNPSFEGGGRGGPAPFLLSPAFRQDPRRLRSYQDLDAPEEEVTVIDYRSL, encoded by the exons ATGGCCGACGAGACTCTTCCTCCGGCTGATCCCGTCGACATCACCCTCCCCGAGAAGACCACCTCTCTCTCACCGCCTCCTCCGCCGCCGCAGCATGAACAAGAGCTGCAGGAACAGCAGCAAGAGGAGAAGCAGCCTCGCGAGAGAGATTCCCGCGAGCGCCGCGACGAGATAGATCTAGAGCGTCCGCCGAATCGCCGCGACCGTTCGCCCCCTCCTCCGCCCCGCAGGGATTACAAGAGGCGGCCTAGCGGGAGCCCTCCTCCGCCGTACAGAGGAGATAGGCGGCACTCTCCTCCTATGCGCCGCTCGCCTCCTCCTCCCAAGCGTTATAGGAGGGACGATAACGGCTACGATGGTCGCCGTGGTGGCGGCTATGGCCCACCTGACAGAAG ATTTGGATATGACTATGACCGTGAAATGGGAGGGAGGCCTGGTGGTTATGGTGATGATAGACCTCATGGCCGCTTTATGGGACGCCATCAAG ACTGGGAGGGAGGTCGTGGACGCTATGGTGATGCATCTTATAGTGGAAATACTCAAAG GGACGGATTGATGTCATACAAACAGTTTATCCAGGAGTTGGAAGATGATATACTGCCATCAGAAGCTGAAAGAAG GTATCAAGAATACAAGTCGGAGTATATCACAACCCAGAAACGTGTCTATTTTAACACTCACAAAGAGGAAGAATG GTTGAAAGATAAGTATCATCCAACGAACTTACTAACTGTAATAGAAAA GAGGAATGAACTTGCACAGAAGGTAGCAAAGGATTTCATACTTAGTTTACAGAGCGGGAATCTAGATTT AGGTCCTGCAGCGACAGCATTGAATAAAGCTGGCCGCAGCAGTGAGCCAAATTCTGAGGATGAAGCTGATGGTGATGGTAAAAGAAGACCTGTTAAGCGGGAAAGTGCAGGGACTGATGTATTGGCCGCACCGAAAGCACCAAGCTTCACTTCTGATCCAAAGAGAATCCTAACTGACATTGAACAAACACAAGCCCTTGTACGTAAGCTCGACGCGGAGAAAGGAATTAAGGAGAACGTTTTATCAGGTTCCGAAACTGAAAAGTCGGGTAGAGATAATGTGCACAGTGGTTCGACTGGTCCAGTTATAATTATAAGAGGTTTGACGTCCC GTGAATTACTTGACACCCTTGTCACATATCTCTGGCGTGTTCATGGTGTGGACTATTACGGAAAGCTTGAAACAAATGAAGCCAAGGGTATGCGGCATGTGAGAGCGGAAGGAAAAGGTTCTGATGCAAAAGGAGATGAGAGCGAAAATAAATTTGACTCTCATTGGCAAGAGAGGTTGAAAGGGCCAGATCCCTTGGAAGTGATGGCTGCCAAAGAGAAGCTAGAGGCTGCTGCTATTGAAGCTTTAGATCCACATGTCCGAAAGATTAGGGATGAGAAGTATGGTTGGAAATATGGTTGTGGAGCTAAAGGCTGCACGAAACTGTTTCATGCTGCTGAATTTGTGCACAAGCATCTCAAGCTCAAACATGCTGAGCTTGTAGTGGACCAGACTGCCAAAGTGCGGGAAGAACTTTATTTTTAGAACTATATGAA TGATCCTAATGCTCCAGGAGGACAACCAGCCACGCAGCAACCTGGCCCG AGAGATAGACCTATGATGAGACGTAAGCCAGGCATGGAGAACAGATTGAGGGATGATCGAGGTGGACGCAGAGAGCGTGCTTATGGAAATGACAGAAACGATAGATCAGAGGATCAACGGAGGGGTGATGGAAACGGTCCTGTTGATCCAAATCCGGAGGAAGGTGGTGGCTTCGAAGCATTTGGTGGGCAAGGCGGTTTTCAGGTTCCTCCCTACTCGGCTGATATGAATGCACCACCAATGCTGATGCCTGTTCCTGGTGCCGG GCCACTAGGACCATTTGTACCAGCACCACCTGAGGTTGCGATGCAGATGTTCAGGGACCCGAGTGGACCCAACCCTTCTTTTGAAGGTGGGGGCAGAGGTGGACCAGCCCCTTTTCTGTTGTCTCCGGCCTTTAGACAGGATCCTAGACGTCTACGAAG CTACCAAGACCTAGATGCGCCAGAGGAAGAGGTGACCGTTATTGATTACAGGAGCTTGTag
- the LOC106358445 gene encoding non-specific lipid transfer protein GPI-anchored 12, with protein sequence MLKANILTGLFLLFTLSSAQTPPAPEPVAADGPSSPTNCLVSMLNVSDCLSYVQVGSTETKPEAACCPELAGMAQSSPECVCNLLGGGASPRFGVKLDKQRAEELSSLCGVKAPSPSLCSVLGFPTISPAGSEDSSSAGSEGSEKDKKNGGMPTKDYGLAFNSLMLALFTIFSLY encoded by the exons ATGCTCAAAGCCAACATTCTCACAGGCCTTTTCCTCCTCTTCACTCTCTCCTCCGCGCAGACCCCTCCGGCACCAGAACCAGTGGCCGCAGATGGGCCTTCTTCTCCGACGAACTGTCTAGTGAGTATGCTAAACGTATCAGACTGTCTCTCGTACGTTCAGGTTGGGAGTACTGAGACTAAGCCAGAAGCTGCCTGTTGCCCTGAGCTTGCTGGGATGGCTCAAAGCTCGCCGGAGTGCGTCTGTAATCTTCTCGGCGGCGGCGCATCGCCGCGTTTCGGAGTCAAGCTTGATAAGCAGAGAGCTGAGGAACTCTCTTCACTTTGCGGTGTGAAAGCCCCATCGCCTAGTCTGTGTTCAG TTCTGGGTTTTCCGACCATATCTCCAGCCGGAAGTGAAGATTCATCATCTGCAG GTTCTGAAGGATCcgaaaaagataagaaaaacgGAGGCATGCCCACTAAAGATTATGGATTAGCTTTCAACTCTCTTATGTTGGCCTTGTTCACGATTTTTTCTTTATACTGA
- the BNAANNG39210D gene encoding uncharacterized protein BNAANNG39210D: MILQSPLLASEQRTSLPTMSKHAERRKVGEVAGGAAAECAAVWCCCPCAVVNLVVLAVYRVPAAVCKKAWRRSKRRRFMTTKRHGLLAEGSQSTVHARLKEEDPTAEIIVLEESAVNVNVNVNVNGELNDVTVLEGEMLERFYGTGFWRSLSKRNT; the protein is encoded by the coding sequence ATGATACTGCAATCGCCGTTATTGGCATCGGAACAAAGAACCTCTCTGCCGACGATGAGCAAACACGCGGAGAGGAGAAAAGTAGGAGAGGTAGCGGGGGGAGCGGCGGCGGAGTGTGCGGCGGTGTGGTGCTGCTGCCCTTGCGCGGTGGTGAACCTCGTCGTTCTCGCCGTGTACAGGGTTCCCGCGGCGGTTTGCAAGAAAGCGTGGAGACGAAGCAAACGGCGGCGTTTTATGACGACGAAACGGCACGGTTTGCTTGCGGAAGGGAGTCAGAGCACCGTGCACGCTagattgaaggaggaagatcCAACGGCTGAGATTATTGTTTTGGAAGAAAGTGCAGTGAATGTGAATGTGAATGTGAATGTGAATGGGGAGTTAAACGACGTTACGGTGCTTGAGGGTGAAATGTTGGAACGGTTTTACGGGACGGGGTTTTGGAGAAGCTTGTCAAAGCGGAACACGTGA
- the LOC106355352 gene encoding uncharacterized protein LOC106355352 — MGISINATVEECRNHRRRHHRVPMLNRIELEIEKFKGTWTQADDVSIWKNGKGKFKRSFSTKETWINIRENHILCDWYKAVWFKHATPKYAFVTWIAMRGRLATGERMKCWNTNGDVSCIFCNEPLETLTHLFFECSYSSQVWEALMKGVMNNPYTDRWGRITRLKTDSSWGKVKLFTVRYALQLTVHTLWRERNKRRHGESAVTAPVLIKRLDKAMRNQFTVIRRRGDRDYEDAIGRLLASVAVKFVVFLELLRRNLLPPSSSTVAFVFFTLLRHLSDPPPPSSVSIFSGNTAFSISLSPW, encoded by the exons ATGGGTATATCAATTAATGCAACAGTGGAGGAATGTAGAAATCATAGAAGAAGGCATCACAGAGTGCCTATGCTTAATAGGATTGAGCTGGAGATAGAGAAGTTTAAAGGAACTTGGACTCAAGCTGATGATGTCTCAATATGGAAAAATGGGAAAGGTAAATTCAAGAGAAGTTTCTCTACAAAGGAAACTTGGATTAACATTAGAGAAAATCATATCTTGTGTGACTGGTATAAAGCTGTTTGGTTCAAGCATGCGACACCTAAATATGCTTTTGTCACTTGGATTGCTATGCGTGGAAGATTGGCAACAGGGGAGAGAATGAAATGCTGGAATACTAATGGCGATGTGTCCTGCATTTTCTGCAATGAGCCCTTGGAGACTCTAACGCACCTGTTCTTTGAATGCTCATACTCTTCACAGGTATGGGAAGCTCTCATGAAGGGGGTTATGAACAATCCTTACACAGACCGCTGGGGAAGGATTACTCGACTTAAAACTGACTCGAGTTGGGGTAAAGTTAAGCTATTCACTGTGAGATATGCCCTTCAGTTAACAGTTCATACACTTTGGAGGGAGAGGAATAAGAGGAGACATGGGGAATCTGCTGTTACCGCACCAGTTTTGATCAAGAGGTTGGATAAGGCTATGAGGAATCAGTTTACTGTTATCCGTAGGAGGGGTGATAGAGACTATGAAGATG CAATCGGCCGTTTGTTGGCTTCCGTCGCCGTCAAGTTCGTCGTCTTCCTTGAGCTTCTCCGACGTAATTTGCTCCCGCCGTCATCGTCTACTGTGGCCTTCGTCTTCTTCACACTTCTACGGCATTTATCGGATCCGCCTCCGCCGTCGTCGGTATCCATCTTCTCCGGCAACACTGCGTTTTcaatttctctctctccttggtAA
- the LOC111199476 gene encoding uncharacterized protein LOC111199476: protein MNSTEEQERNEKEIEDLAIILFWIERPFLVILLLYSSFVSVLIGLLLLVTTLLAIIFFLLCPRLSFAGPSGIGGLWLFLSDRFMFLLALSSHETILVWLLTVFISLVNHSAYIIEYIVRSYKSHHTISLPLQSPEVRRNDDEIKELEKMGKLLGELREDGKKMDIEIELIQQTIHSDLEKHRKTLSLNLLELREELGDDGEKMGAYMELIKNFVNSELVTPRGDLNLNINNDIREDVSDEEDIKAWRVKLKSVAEEVHETYFVIQETAKAAKTTADRANLTYMIVDEISKEMETMSGMIKEEALEMFIKLREEVWETWLDFEARKTEAEVAADRAAEELSYAMVELMDAVNIRPWEGYRTG, encoded by the exons ATGAATAGTACTGAAGAACAAGAAAGAAACGAGAAGGAAATAGAAGACCTAgcgattattttgttttggataGAGCGTCCGTTTCTCGTCATACTTCTCCTCTACTCCAGTTTCGTCTCAGTTCTGATCGGCCTTCTGCTTCTCGTTACTACTCTTCTCGCCATAATATTCTTCTTATTATGCCCTCGACTCTCTTTTGCTGGACCCTCT GGTATCGGTGGACTCTGGCTGTTTCTATCAGACCGGTTCATGTTTCTATTGGCTCTAAGCTCTCATGAGACCATACTCGTTTGGCTTCTCACCGTTTTTATCTCCCTCGTGAACCACTCTGCTTACATCATCGAGTACATTGTTAGATCTTATAAATCTCATCATACCATATCACTTCCTCTTCAGTCCCCCG aaGTAAGAAGGAATGATGATGAGATCAAGGAACTAGAGAAGATGGGGAAGTTATTAGGAGAGTTAAGAGAAGATGGAAAGAAGATGGATATAGAAATAGAGCTTATCCAGCAAACTATCCACTCAGATCTTGAGAAACACAGAAAAACTTTGTCTTTGAACCTCTTAGAGTTACGTGAAGAGTTGGGAGATGATGGAGAAAAGATGGGGGCATATATGGAGCTGATTAAGAACTTCGTTAACTCAGAGCTTGTAACTCCGAGAGGCGACTTGAACCTCAATATTAATAATGATATCCGGGAAGATGTATCAGATGAGGAGGATATCAAAGCTTGGAGAGTAAAACTGAAATCTGTAGCTGAAGAAGTTCATGAGACCTACTTTGTTATCCAAGAAACTGCAAAGGCGGCGAAAACAACAGCTGACAGGGCCAATCTAACCTACATGATTGTGGACGAAATTTCGAAAGAAATGGAAACTATGAGTGGGATGATAAAAGAAGAAGCCCTTGAGATGTTTATaaagttaagagaagaagtttGGGAAACGTGGTTGGACTTTGAAGCTAGAAAAACAGAAGCGGAGGTTGCTGCGGACAGAGCTGCGGAGGAGCTTTCATATGCAATGGTGGAGTTGATGGACGCAGTCAACATCCGTCCGTGGGAGGGTTACCGAACTGGCTAA